Proteins from one Rhizobium sp. CB3090 genomic window:
- a CDS encoding EAL domain-containing protein has protein sequence MAASSVIKFDIPLPTSNAPDVLFSFYDSDLNLIMSSERFRAFYGDDKTSQATLFGIYPELDDPEMTIFTEQTGNTGSLRNVQFQRAGEALCDLIIFRPANGFAVIETRSLLRREPSPEEADRALLLHEANHDALTGLPNRRQFAAQLHEALSGEKNGIALMQLDLDEFKPINDTLGHAAGDIVLQQTAERIRNVLGAGETAYRLAGDEFAIIQLRNDQPAEAERLADSLVNAFKKPFLVNGIAVFSGASIGVALAPRDGSEEDQLMRAADIALYAAKSEGRGRARTFEPAMMMVLEQRELLRRSLRVALQHGEFFIEYQPLMDCSGSVAGFEALLRWHHPMMGIIPPSAFIPMAEADGMMPEIGQWVLEEACRQAMNWPPHCMVAVNLSPAEFLTGSFTDQVSQTLDMVGFPAERLELEITEGVLLERTINNLDTLNTLNVLGIQISLDDFGTEYSSLSYLKNFPFDSIKIDKYFIKDLTNDPKSQTIVRFIVALAHGLGMKVTAEGVEDQAQAEWLIAAGCDRLQGYFLGRPLPASSVLEFLRRNDTANRQNQKK, from the coding sequence ATGGCAGCCAGTAGCGTCATTAAGTTCGACATACCTTTGCCGACCAGCAACGCGCCTGACGTGCTTTTTTCATTTTACGACTCCGATTTGAATCTCATAATGTCGTCCGAGAGGTTTAGGGCTTTCTACGGCGACGACAAGACCTCTCAAGCCACGCTTTTCGGAATATATCCGGAGCTGGACGATCCGGAGATGACCATATTCACGGAGCAGACGGGCAACACCGGATCGCTGCGGAATGTGCAGTTCCAAAGAGCGGGCGAGGCATTATGCGATCTTATCATATTTCGACCGGCCAACGGTTTCGCGGTTATTGAAACGAGGAGCCTGCTTCGGCGGGAGCCGTCACCTGAGGAGGCAGACAGGGCCCTTCTGCTGCACGAGGCCAATCATGATGCCTTGACCGGTCTGCCGAACCGGCGGCAATTCGCCGCACAGCTGCACGAGGCTTTATCAGGCGAAAAGAACGGTATCGCGCTGATGCAGTTGGACCTCGATGAGTTCAAGCCGATCAACGATACGCTGGGACATGCCGCAGGTGATATCGTGCTGCAGCAAACGGCCGAACGCATACGCAATGTGCTGGGAGCGGGAGAGACCGCATACCGGCTGGCGGGCGACGAGTTTGCGATCATTCAGCTCCGCAATGACCAGCCGGCTGAGGCCGAGCGACTGGCGGATTCGTTGGTGAACGCTTTCAAAAAGCCATTCCTAGTCAATGGTATCGCGGTGTTTTCAGGCGCAAGCATCGGCGTGGCGCTTGCCCCGCGCGATGGCAGCGAAGAAGATCAGCTCATGCGTGCCGCCGATATTGCTCTTTATGCCGCAAAAAGTGAGGGAAGAGGCCGCGCGCGAACGTTTGAGCCAGCCATGATGATGGTGCTGGAGCAGCGGGAATTGCTGAGGCGAAGCCTGCGCGTGGCGCTGCAGCACGGTGAGTTCTTTATCGAATATCAGCCGCTGATGGATTGTTCCGGTTCCGTCGCAGGCTTCGAGGCGTTGTTGCGGTGGCATCATCCGATGATGGGTATCATTCCACCTTCCGCATTCATCCCAATGGCAGAGGCCGACGGAATGATGCCGGAAATCGGCCAATGGGTCCTGGAAGAGGCCTGCCGGCAGGCCATGAATTGGCCGCCGCATTGCATGGTCGCAGTCAATCTCTCGCCCGCTGAGTTCTTGACCGGAAGCTTCACCGATCAGGTATCCCAGACGCTCGATATGGTCGGATTTCCGGCTGAACGTCTTGAGCTTGAAATTACCGAAGGTGTTTTGCTTGAGCGCACGATCAACAATCTCGATACGTTGAATACCCTCAATGTCCTCGGTATCCAAATCTCGCTCGATGACTTCGGCACCGAATATTCCTCCCTGAGTTATTTGAAGAACTTTCCCTTCGACTCCATAAAGATCGACAAGTACTTCATAAAAGATCTGACGAACGACCCTAAGAGCCAGACGATCGTCCGCTTTATCGTCGCTTTGGCGCATGGGTTGGGAATGAAGGTCACTGCTGAAGGCGTGGAGGACCAAGCGCAAGCCGAGTGGCTCATTGCCGCCGGCTGCGATCGTTTGCAGGGATATTTTCTTGGTCGGCCTCTGCCTGCGTCCTCGGTGCTGGAGTTCCTCCGGCGTAATGATACGGCAAACCGGCAGAACCAAAAAAAATAG